A genomic region of Eucalyptus grandis isolate ANBG69807.140 chromosome 5, ASM1654582v1, whole genome shotgun sequence contains the following coding sequences:
- the LOC104444461 gene encoding putative expansin-B2 has translation MALLQSPSICFPLALLLSLLINSSHCFNPKSLNISKVQSNGDWSPAGATWYGSPDGAGSDGGACGYGSGVDQAPFSSMVSAGGPSLFKSGKGCGACYQVKCTENAACSGKPVTVVITDECPGGPCVAESAHFDLSGTAFGAMASSGKADELRNAGVLQIQYKKVKCKFPGVEVAFHVDSGSNPYYFSALIEYANGDGELGSVKLKQALDSDSWHPMQQSWGAVWKLDGAGQLRAPFSIKLTSLESGKTLVAKHVIPAGWQPGQTYRSVVNFAV, from the exons ATGGCGCTTCTTCAATCTCCATCGATTTGCTTCCCTCTCgcccttctcctttctctcctcATAAACTCGTCTCACTGCTTCAACCCCAAATCGCTTAACATCTCGAAAGTTCAGTCCAACGGTGATTGGTCGCCGGCAGGTGCGACGTGGTACGGGAGTCCCGACGGCGCTGGTAGCGATG GTGGCGCATGTGGGTATGGGAGTGGGGTCGACCAAGCTCCATTCTCTTCAATGGTGTCCGCAGGAGGGCCTTCTCTTTTCAAATCAGGCAAAGGATGTGGAGCTTGTTACCAG GTGAAATGCACTGAAAATGCGGCTTGTTCTGGGAAGCCGGTGACGGTCGTTATAACTGATGAATGCCCTGGTGGCCCTTGTGTTGCTGAATCTGCTCACTTCGATTTGAGCGGCACGGCTTTTGGAGCCATGGCGAGCTCTGGCAAGGCCGATGAACTTCGCAACGCTGGGGTGCTGCAAATTCAATACAAAAA AGTAAAGTGCAAGTTCCCCGGCGTGGAGGTGGCATTCCACGTTGACTCCGGCTCGAACCCCTACTATTTCTCTGCGCTAATTGAGTACGCGAATGGGGATGGCGAGCTCGGCTCCGTCAAACTGAAGCAGGCTCTAGACTCTGACTCTTGGCATCCGATGCAACAGTCGTGGGGCGCGGTTTGGAAGCTGGATGGCGCGGGCCAGCTGCGCGCTCCATTCTCGATCAAGCTCACCTCTCTTGAGTCCGGTAAGACCCTGGTTGCCAAGCACGTGATCCCCGCTGGGTGGCAGCCCGGACAGACGTACCGGTCCGTCGTCAACTTTGCTGTCTGA